Proteins encoded together in one Chitinophaga varians window:
- a CDS encoding LemA family protein, whose translation MKKGIIVIIVIVLLGLLGCNKYNGLVKQDEDVKNKWGVVQSSYQRRADLIPNLVSTVKGAANFETTTLTQVIQARASATQVKVDVNDLSPEKIQQYQAAQGQLSQALGRLLAVSESYPELKANQNFMNLQAQLEGTENRINVARNDFNDAVKGYNSSVRSFPGNIVAGLGGFKQKGYFEAAAGSEKAPEVKF comes from the coding sequence ATGAAAAAAGGCATCATTGTAATCATTGTTATCGTATTACTGGGATTGTTAGGTTGCAACAAGTACAATGGATTGGTTAAACAGGACGAAGATGTGAAGAATAAATGGGGTGTAGTACAGAGTAGCTATCAACGCAGGGCAGACCTGATCCCCAACCTGGTAAGCACAGTGAAAGGCGCCGCCAACTTTGAAACCACAACGCTCACACAGGTGATACAAGCCCGCGCCAGCGCTACCCAGGTCAAAGTGGACGTAAATGATCTCAGCCCCGAAAAAATTCAGCAATATCAGGCTGCACAGGGCCAGTTAAGCCAGGCGCTCGGCCGTCTGCTGGCTGTTTCCGAAAGCTACCCTGAACTGAAAGCCAATCAGAACTTCATGAACCTGCAGGCACAGCTGGAAGGCACCGAAAACAGGATCAACGTGGCCCGTAACGATTTCAACGATGCCGTAAAAGGCTACAACAGCAGCGTACGTTCCTTCCCTGGCAACATCGTTGCTGGTCTCGGCGGTTTTAAACAGAAAGGCTACTTCGAAGCAGCTGCCGGCTCTGAGAAAGCGCCCGAGGTTAAATTTTAA
- a CDS encoding TPM domain-containing protein has translation MRLFPFSKKREIFSEADKNKLVQAIRVAERLTSGEIRLFVENHCSYVDPMDRARQAFVSLGMEKTKQRNGVLVYVALKDHQFAILGDQGIHDKVGNDFWQKEATLLKTHFQRNNIIEGIEECIREIGESLRIHFPHEAGDANELPDDIVFSI, from the coding sequence ATGCGTCTGTTCCCTTTCAGCAAAAAGAGAGAGATTTTTTCCGAAGCGGATAAAAACAAATTGGTGCAGGCTATCCGGGTAGCCGAACGGCTCACGTCCGGTGAGATCCGGTTATTCGTAGAAAACCATTGCAGTTATGTGGACCCCATGGACCGTGCCCGCCAGGCATTTGTGTCACTCGGCATGGAAAAAACAAAACAACGCAATGGGGTATTGGTATATGTGGCCCTGAAAGATCACCAGTTCGCCATCCTCGGCGACCAGGGCATCCATGATAAAGTAGGTAACGACTTCTGGCAAAAAGAGGCCACGCTCCTGAAAACACATTTTCAGCGCAACAATATCATCGAAGGGATCGAAGAATGTATCCGCGAAATCGGTGAATCCCTCCGTATACACTTCCCGCATGAGGCCGGCGATGCCAACGAGTTACCGGATGATATTGTTTTCAGTATCTGA